In Amycolatopsis endophytica, the following are encoded in one genomic region:
- the greA gene encoding transcription elongation factor GreA: protein MVAVSDTQVTWLTQEAYDRLKHELDELIENRPVIAAKINDSREEGDLKENGGYHAAREEQGQQEARIRHLQELLRSAKVGEAPENDGLAGPGKVLTVRYEGDDEDEKFLLATREEGASEGDLDVYSPESPLGKALLGAKEGESREYELPNGSTQKVTLVKAVPYAG, encoded by the coding sequence ATGGTGGCCGTGAGCGACACCCAGGTGACCTGGCTGACCCAGGAAGCCTACGACAGGCTCAAGCACGAGCTCGACGAGCTGATCGAGAATCGTCCGGTCATCGCTGCGAAGATCAACGACAGCCGTGAGGAAGGCGACCTCAAGGAGAACGGGGGCTACCACGCCGCCCGTGAGGAGCAGGGCCAGCAGGAGGCGCGCATCCGGCACCTCCAGGAGCTGCTGCGCTCCGCGAAGGTCGGCGAAGCTCCGGAGAACGACGGTCTCGCCGGCCCCGGCAAGGTCCTCACCGTGCGCTACGAGGGCGACGACGAGGACGAGAAGTTCCTGCTCGCCACGCGCGAGGAAGGCGCCTCGGAGGGTGACCTCGACGTGTACTCCCCGGAGTCGCCGCTGGGCAAGGCCCTGCTCGGCGCCAAGGAGGGCGAGTCGCGTGAGTACGAGCTGCCCAACGGCAGCACGCAGAAGGTGACCCTGGTCAAGGCCGTCCCGTACGCCGGCTGA
- a CDS encoding thioredoxin domain-containing protein encodes MANRLADATSPYLLQHAENPVDWWPWSAEALAEARRRDVPILLSVGYAACHWCHVMAHESFEDAETARLMNDNFVNIKVDREERPDLDAVYMTATQAMTGQGGWPMTCFLTPGGEPFHCGTYYPPQPRPGMPSFQHLLVAVAQAWQERRDELTEGAGKIVEHLAGQLGPLEPAPVDEGVLDAAMLKLTGEADPERGGFGGAPKFPPSMVLEFLLRHHERTGSAEALSLVESCAEAMARGGIHDQLAGGFARYSVDAAWVVPHFEKMLYDNALLLRVYAHLARRTGSAYFSEVARLTGNFLLGRLRTSEGGFAASLDADTLGEEGATYVWTPRQLREVLGDEDGAWAANLFSVTENGTFEHGTSVLQLLRDPDDHDRFERVRAALLVARDQRPQPGRDDKVIASWNGLAITALCEAGVALDEPHWVSAAQHAASTVLGIHLRDNRLRRSSRDGVAGDAAGVLEDYGCLADGLLALHQATGDPRWLAEATNLLDIALDRFAVDDTPGAYHDTADDAEVLVHRPSDPTDNASPSGASALTNALVTASVLVGADRSARYREAAGQAVHRSGQLAGAAPRFAGHWLTAAEAMLAGPVQVAIAGPDSTERDLLRTVAARRAHGGSVVLAGEPGADGVPLLEDRPMVDGKSAAYVCRGYVCDRPVTSPDDLVSALSAGSEHGV; translated from the coding sequence ATGGCCAACCGACTCGCCGACGCGACGAGCCCCTACTTGCTGCAGCACGCCGAGAACCCGGTCGACTGGTGGCCGTGGAGCGCGGAGGCGCTCGCGGAGGCCCGGCGCCGGGACGTGCCGATCCTGCTCTCCGTCGGGTATGCGGCCTGCCACTGGTGCCACGTCATGGCCCACGAGTCCTTCGAGGACGCCGAGACCGCGCGCCTGATGAACGACAACTTCGTCAACATCAAGGTGGATCGCGAGGAGCGTCCCGATCTCGACGCGGTCTACATGACCGCGACGCAGGCGATGACCGGCCAGGGCGGCTGGCCGATGACCTGTTTCCTCACGCCCGGCGGTGAACCGTTCCACTGCGGCACCTACTACCCGCCGCAGCCGCGTCCGGGGATGCCGTCGTTCCAGCACCTCCTCGTCGCCGTGGCGCAGGCGTGGCAGGAGCGCCGTGACGAGCTGACCGAGGGCGCCGGGAAGATCGTGGAGCACCTCGCCGGGCAGCTCGGGCCGCTGGAGCCCGCGCCCGTCGACGAAGGTGTGCTGGACGCGGCGATGCTCAAGCTCACCGGGGAAGCCGACCCCGAGCGTGGTGGATTCGGTGGTGCGCCGAAGTTCCCGCCGTCGATGGTGCTGGAGTTCCTGCTGCGCCACCACGAACGCACCGGGTCCGCCGAGGCACTGTCCTTGGTGGAATCGTGCGCGGAGGCGATGGCCCGCGGCGGTATTCACGACCAGCTCGCCGGCGGCTTCGCCCGTTACTCCGTGGACGCCGCGTGGGTCGTGCCGCACTTCGAGAAGATGTTGTATGACAACGCTTTGCTGCTGCGGGTGTATGCGCACCTGGCCCGCCGTACCGGATCCGCGTACTTCTCCGAGGTCGCCCGGCTGACCGGGAACTTCCTGCTCGGCCGCCTGCGCACCAGCGAAGGCGGGTTCGCCGCGTCGCTCGACGCCGACACCCTCGGTGAAGAGGGGGCGACCTACGTGTGGACGCCACGGCAGTTGCGCGAGGTGCTGGGCGACGAGGACGGCGCGTGGGCCGCGAACCTGTTCTCCGTCACGGAAAACGGGACGTTCGAGCACGGCACTTCGGTCCTGCAGCTGCTGCGTGACCCGGACGACCACGACCGGTTCGAGCGGGTCCGTGCCGCGCTGCTGGTGGCGCGCGATCAGCGTCCGCAGCCGGGCCGCGACGACAAGGTGATCGCGTCCTGGAACGGACTGGCGATCACCGCGTTGTGCGAGGCGGGCGTCGCGCTCGACGAACCGCACTGGGTGTCGGCGGCGCAGCACGCCGCGTCCACGGTGCTCGGCATCCACTTGCGCGACAACAGGTTGCGCCGCAGCTCGCGGGACGGGGTCGCCGGTGACGCGGCGGGTGTGCTGGAGGACTACGGCTGCCTCGCCGACGGTCTGCTCGCCCTGCACCAGGCTACCGGTGACCCGCGCTGGCTCGCCGAAGCGACGAACCTGCTGGATATCGCCCTCGACCGGTTCGCCGTCGACGACACCCCCGGCGCCTACCACGACACCGCCGACGATGCCGAGGTGCTCGTGCACCGGCCGTCGGATCCGACGGACAACGCGAGCCCGTCCGGCGCGTCGGCACTGACGAACGCGCTGGTCACGGCCTCGGTGCTGGTCGGAGCCGACCGCTCCGCGCGGTACCGGGAGGCGGCAGGGCAGGCGGTGCACCGCTCCGGTCAGCTTGCCGGGGCGGCGCCCCGGTTCGCCGGCCACTGGCTCACCGCGGCCGAGGCGATGCTGGCCGGGCCGGTCCAGGTGGCGATCGCGGGACCGGACTCGACCGAGCGCGATCTGCTGCGCACCGTGGCCGCGCGGCGGGCGCACGGCGGTTCGGTCGTGCTGGCGGGCGAGCCGGGCGCCGACGGTGTGCCACTGCTCGAGGACCGGCCGATGGTGGACGGGAAGAGCGCGGCCTACGTCTGCCGCGGGTACGTCTGCGACCGGCCGGTGACCAGCCCTGATGACCTGGTCTCAGCATTGTCCGCCGGCAGTGAACACGGGGTCTGA
- a CDS encoding DUF4307 domain-containing protein codes for MSTASAPPSLPEGRYGRPRRASRRWRMWAFGAVALVVSGAVAWVGYVNLGAAPISAERVTFEELPGNTMTISLNVTRDHPEKPGVCIVRTRDLSGAESGRKEVYIPADDSRVDTVVKSIGRPVTADVYGCSYDIPQYLSRS; via the coding sequence TTGAGCACCGCCAGCGCCCCGCCGTCACTGCCGGAAGGCCGCTACGGCAGGCCCCGCAGGGCGAGCCGCCGCTGGCGGATGTGGGCCTTCGGGGCCGTCGCGCTGGTCGTGAGCGGTGCCGTGGCGTGGGTCGGCTACGTCAACCTCGGGGCGGCGCCGATCAGCGCGGAACGCGTCACGTTCGAAGAACTGCCGGGGAACACGATGACGATCTCACTCAACGTGACGCGCGATCACCCGGAGAAACCGGGTGTGTGCATCGTGCGAACGCGCGACCTCAGCGGTGCCGAAAGCGGGCGCAAGGAGGTCTACATCCCGGCCGACGACAGCCGGGTCGACACCGTCGTCAAGAGCATCGGCCGCCCGGTCACCGCGGACGTGTACGGCTGCTCCTACGACATCCCACAATATTTGTCAAGGAGTTAG
- the mca gene encoding mycothiol conjugate amidase Mca, whose translation MVGSDELMSGSGSRLRLMAVHAHPDDESSKGAATMARYVAEGAEVMVVTCTGGEAGSILNPAMDRPDVLANMSAIRREEMARAAEILGVQHRWLGFVDSGLPEGDPLPPLPEGCFALTPIEEPVRELVKVMREFRPHVVLTYDENGGYPHPDHIRTHEVSMAAFDAAAEPDKFPEDGEPWQALKLYYMHGFSRARMQAFHDALVEAGIESPYAEWLGKWDPDRADVMERVTTQVECAEYFPVRDEALKAHATQIDPNSRWFVVPLDIQQKLWPTEEYELVRSLVDSTLPEDDLFAGVREKVST comes from the coding sequence ATGGTGGGTTCTGACGAGCTGATGTCCGGATCGGGATCGCGCCTGCGTCTCATGGCGGTGCACGCCCATCCCGACGACGAATCGAGCAAGGGCGCGGCCACGATGGCCCGTTACGTCGCCGAGGGTGCCGAGGTCATGGTCGTGACCTGCACCGGAGGCGAGGCGGGCAGCATCCTCAACCCGGCGATGGACCGGCCCGACGTGCTGGCCAACATGAGCGCCATCCGCCGCGAGGAGATGGCCAGGGCCGCCGAGATCCTGGGCGTGCAGCACCGCTGGCTGGGCTTCGTGGACTCCGGTCTGCCGGAGGGCGACCCGTTGCCCCCGCTGCCGGAGGGCTGCTTCGCGCTCACGCCGATCGAGGAGCCGGTGCGGGAACTGGTCAAGGTCATGCGCGAGTTCCGCCCGCACGTCGTGCTGACCTACGACGAGAACGGCGGTTACCCGCATCCGGACCACATCCGCACCCACGAGGTGTCCATGGCGGCCTTCGACGCCGCCGCCGAGCCGGACAAGTTCCCGGAGGACGGCGAGCCGTGGCAGGCGTTGAAGCTCTACTACATGCACGGGTTCTCCCGGGCCCGCATGCAGGCGTTCCACGACGCGCTCGTCGAGGCCGGCATCGAGTCGCCGTACGCGGAGTGGCTCGGCAAGTGGGATCCGGACCGCGCCGACGTCATGGAGCGCGTCACCACGCAGGTCGAGTGCGCCGAGTACTTCCCGGTGCGTGACGAGGCCCTCAAGGCGCACGCCACGCAGATCGACCCGAACAGCCGCTGGTTCGTCGTGCCGCTCGACATCCAGCAGAAGCTGTGGCCGACCGAGGAGTACGAGCTGGTCCGGTCGCTGGTGGACAGCACGCTGCCCGAGGACGACCTGTTCGCGGGCGTCCGTGAGAAGGTGAGCACATGA
- the ilvA gene encoding threonine ammonia-lyase produces the protein MDLVNVDRIREARKLLEGIIRVTPMEHARDLERLHDGAVHLKCENLQRTGSFKIRGAYTRLHGLSAEERARGVVAASAGNHAQGVALAASLLGISSTVFMPTRAPLPKLAATRGYGADVHLHGDVLEEALAEAIAFAERTGAVFIHPFDHADIIAGQGTVGLEILEQVPEAATVLVPTGGGGLVAGVACAVKALRPDVRVVGVQAEEAAAFPLSLAAGGPVRLPQMQTMADGIAVGQPGPVSYAHVAVKVDDVLTVSEESLSRAVLLCLERRKLIVEPAGAAAVAALLQYPGEFDGPVVAVASGGNVDPLLLLQIIQHGMTAGGRYLALRLRVPDRPGSLVSVLSRVRDLGANVLDVEHSRISGTLALGEVEIALKLETRGPTHCEEVHTELQRAGFTVVP, from the coding sequence ATGGATCTGGTGAACGTCGACCGCATCCGCGAGGCGCGGAAACTCCTCGAAGGAATCATCCGCGTCACGCCGATGGAGCACGCGCGTGACCTGGAACGCCTGCACGACGGCGCCGTTCATCTGAAATGCGAGAACCTGCAGCGCACCGGCTCGTTCAAAATCCGCGGCGCCTACACCCGGCTGCACGGGCTCAGCGCGGAGGAACGGGCCAGGGGAGTCGTCGCCGCCAGCGCGGGCAACCACGCGCAAGGTGTGGCTCTCGCCGCTTCACTGCTGGGCATCTCGTCGACCGTTTTCATGCCCACCCGTGCGCCGCTGCCCAAGCTGGCCGCGACCCGTGGGTACGGCGCGGACGTACACCTGCACGGGGACGTCCTGGAAGAGGCGCTCGCCGAGGCCATCGCGTTCGCCGAGCGCACCGGGGCCGTGTTCATCCACCCGTTCGACCACGCCGACATCATCGCCGGGCAGGGAACCGTCGGACTGGAAATCCTGGAGCAGGTACCGGAGGCGGCCACGGTCCTGGTGCCCACCGGCGGCGGCGGGCTCGTCGCGGGCGTGGCGTGCGCGGTGAAGGCCCTCCGGCCGGACGTGCGCGTCGTCGGGGTGCAGGCCGAGGAGGCGGCGGCGTTCCCGCTGTCGCTCGCGGCGGGCGGGCCCGTGCGGCTGCCGCAGATGCAGACGATGGCCGACGGCATCGCGGTCGGCCAGCCCGGCCCCGTGAGCTACGCGCACGTCGCGGTGAAGGTCGACGACGTCCTCACGGTGTCGGAGGAATCGCTGTCCCGCGCGGTGTTGCTGTGCCTGGAACGGCGCAAGCTCATCGTGGAACCGGCGGGCGCGGCGGCCGTGGCGGCCCTGCTGCAGTATCCCGGCGAGTTCGACGGGCCGGTGGTCGCCGTGGCCTCCGGCGGCAACGTGGACCCGTTGCTGCTGTTGCAGATCATCCAGCACGGCATGACGGCGGGCGGCCGCTACCTCGCGCTGCGGCTGCGGGTACCGGACCGGCCGGGATCGCTGGTGTCGGTGCTGTCGCGCGTACGGGACCTGGGCGCGAACGTCCTCGACGTCGAACACTCCCGGATCTCCGGCACGCTCGCCCTCGGCGAGGTCGAGATCGCGCTCAAACTGGAAACGCGCGGCCCCACGCACTGCGAGGAGGTCCACACCGAACTCCAGCGCGCCGGGTTCACCGTCGTCCCCTGA
- a CDS encoding Lrp/AsnC family transcriptional regulator, whose product MDALDARLLLLLTDAPRLNVLECARRLGVARGTVQARLDRLTERGILGGFPPELNLAAMGYGLTAFAWLEIAQGRRSAVAEALTAIEQVCEVHATTGQGDLFVRMVARDHDDLQRVIDAVVSVPDVRRTSTSLALSTPVPPRVRPLLERLAYDTNSR is encoded by the coding sequence GTGGATGCGCTTGACGCCCGGCTGTTGCTGCTGCTCACCGACGCGCCGCGGCTCAACGTCCTGGAGTGCGCGCGCAGGCTCGGCGTCGCGCGCGGCACTGTCCAGGCGCGCCTGGACCGGCTGACCGAACGGGGCATCCTCGGCGGCTTCCCGCCGGAGCTGAACCTCGCCGCCATGGGGTACGGGCTCACGGCGTTCGCGTGGCTCGAAATCGCGCAGGGCCGGCGCTCCGCGGTGGCGGAAGCCCTCACCGCGATCGAGCAGGTCTGCGAGGTGCACGCCACCACCGGGCAGGGTGACCTGTTCGTCCGGATGGTGGCGCGCGACCACGACGACCTGCAACGGGTCATCGACGCCGTGGTCAGCGTGCCCGACGTGCGGCGGACGTCGACGTCACTGGCCCTGTCGACGCCCGTGCCGCCGCGGGTCCGCCCGCTGCTGGAGCGGCTCGCCTACGACACGAACTCCAGGTAG
- a CDS encoding MBL fold metallo-hydrolase: MNPICVTCTMQYDAPRVDCPICEDERQYVPASGQQWTDLAAIQAEFDPLVRPEGGGITGIGTTGKLGIGQRALLVEAAGGNFLWDLTAYLDDDLVADLKARGGITGIAISHPHYYTTCVEWARAFDVPVYLHEGDREWIGRPDERIELWGGRTKRVGDDLTLVNLGVHFTGGTVLHWSGGEQGRGALLSGDIVQVIPDREFVAFMYSYPNLIPERPAIVRQAAEILAGYEFEAVYGAWWDAVVRQNGHDVVQRSARRYLEFVS, from the coding sequence ATGAACCCCATCTGCGTGACGTGCACCATGCAGTACGACGCCCCGCGCGTGGACTGCCCCATCTGCGAGGACGAGCGCCAGTACGTCCCGGCTTCCGGCCAGCAGTGGACCGACCTGGCCGCGATCCAGGCCGAATTCGACCCCCTCGTCAGGCCGGAGGGCGGGGGCATCACCGGCATCGGCACCACGGGCAAGCTCGGCATCGGCCAGCGGGCGCTGCTCGTCGAAGCCGCCGGGGGCAACTTCCTCTGGGACCTGACCGCCTACCTCGACGACGATCTGGTCGCCGATCTGAAGGCCCGCGGCGGCATCACCGGTATCGCGATCAGCCATCCGCACTACTACACGACCTGCGTGGAGTGGGCCCGTGCCTTCGACGTGCCGGTTTACCTGCACGAGGGCGACCGGGAGTGGATCGGCCGCCCGGACGAGCGGATCGAACTGTGGGGCGGGCGGACCAAGCGGGTCGGCGACGACCTCACCCTGGTCAACCTCGGGGTGCACTTCACCGGCGGCACGGTCCTGCACTGGTCGGGCGGTGAGCAGGGGCGCGGCGCGCTGCTGTCCGGCGACATCGTGCAGGTCATCCCGGACCGTGAGTTCGTGGCCTTCATGTACAGCTACCCGAACCTCATCCCGGAGCGGCCCGCGATCGTGCGGCAGGCGGCGGAGATCCTCGCCGGTTACGAGTTCGAGGCCGTCTACGGCGCGTGGTGGGACGCGGTCGTGCGCCAGAACGGCCACGACGTGGTGCAGCGCTCGGCCAGGCGCTACCTGGAGTTCGTGTCGTAG